In the Hordeum vulgare subsp. vulgare chromosome 7H, MorexV3_pseudomolecules_assembly, whole genome shotgun sequence genome, one interval contains:
- the LOC123410193 gene encoding endoplasmic reticulum metallopeptidase 1-like, translating into MPRERASSVSTHKKPKVDAAVVSDKDNVSQRRSAYLLLGLFIVFFHGSWSVYRMQFANLPLPLNAEQAGKRGFSEASALEHVKYLTGLGPHPVGSDSLDLAVKYVYAEAEKIKKTAHPDVDVQLELFHTDIGANRLTGGLFKGKTILYADLKHVILRFVPKYLPEAEENLILVSSHIDTVFTTGGAGDCSSCVGVMLELARGVSQWAHGFKSGVLFLFNSGEEEGLVGAHSFITQHHWRNSVRFAIDLEAMGIGGKSTLFQGTHQWALESFAAVAKYPSAQIAIQDIFNSGAINSATDFQIYLEVAGLPGLDFAYTDMTSVYHTKNDKMEHLKPGSLQHNGENMLAFLVHAASSQKFMEDAHQAKQESIEQKKAIFFDILGKYMVVYPQRLATMFHNSIIFQSLLILGTLLLMGRCSTLVSFGISCLSIILTLIFSIFLPVVVAFALPHICPFPISFVANPWLVIGLFGSPALLGAFIGQHIGFILLKKQIKHVYSRTKPGLTGNKMDYIVGLEAERWIFKSGFLQWLIVLILGTYLEVGASYIALIWLVSPAFAYGLMEAKLSPLRSSKHLKVVTLVLALALPVVSSAGLVIRMVDVMIGTIVRADRNPGGLPGWLGNVGVAVVIAIVVSFMLVYLLSYVHISDAKRALLTVLCAVFGLSIVLVSGGIVPAFTEDISRTVNVVHVVDTTRMNDGSTEPLSYVSLFSHTPGKLTQELTDLTGEEFSCGRNMTIDFATFTMMYGCRSYKQSNIGWSQPEVPVLHVESDSATDDARRTVVSVDTKSSTRWSLAINKQEISDFTVHVDSNNLVELGGKSKVDGWHTVRFAGGKSSPTKFKLTLFWSSNATHASAEEAKSEDLSPLVKLRTDVNRVTPMVAMVLEKLPGWCTPFGKSTSPYTLAFLTALPIDI; encoded by the exons ATGCCTCGAGAGCGAGCTTCTTCTGTCTCAACCCACAAGAAGCCTAAAGTTGATGCGGCAGTCGTTTCTGATAAAGATAATGTCAGCCAGAGGAGGAGCGCATATTTGTTGCTGGGGTTGTTTATAGTTTTCTTTCACGGGTCCTGGTCAGTTTACCGTATGCAGTTTGCAAATCTTCCTTTGCCCCTTAATGCTGAGCAGGCTGGTAAGCGGGGGTTCTCAGAGGCTTCTGCCCTTGAGCATGTGAAGTACTTGACAGGCCTGGGTCCTCATCCAGTTGGTTCAGATTCCCTTGATCTTGCTGTGAAG TATGTATATGCAGAAGCAGAGAAAATAAAGAAGACAGCTCACCCGGACGTTGATGTTCAATTGGAGCTATTCCACACAGACATTGGTGCAAATCGTTTAACCGGgggccttttcaagggaaaaacaatctTGTATGCAGACCTTAAGCACGTGATTCTCAGATTTGTTCCAAAGTATTTACCGGAAGCTGAGGAAAATTTGATTCTTGTCTCTTCTCATATTGACACAGTTTTCACAAC GGGAGGTGCTGGAGATTGCAGTTCATGTGTAGGAGTCATGCTAGAGCTTGCACGGGGAGTGAGTCAGTGGGCTCATGGGTTTAAGAGTGGTGTCCTATTTCTATTCAACTCAGGGGAAGAAGAGGGTCTTGTCGGGGCCCATAGTTTTATAACTCAG CACCACTGGAGAAACTCGGTACGTTTTGCTATTGATTTGGAAGCTATGGGTATCGGTGGGAAATCCACACTTTTTCAG GGTACTCACCAATGGGCTTTGGAGAGCTTTGCCGCTGTTGCGAAATACCCTTCTGCTCAGATAGCTAtacag GATATTTTCAATTCTGGAGCAATAAATTCTGCTACAGATTTCCAAATATATCTTGAGGTTGCTGGTCTTCCTGGCCTTGATTTTGCATATACAGATATGACATCCGTGTATCACACAAAG AATGACAAAATGGAGCATTTGAAACCTGGATCCCTTCAGCATAATGGAGAAAATATGCTTGCCTTCCTAGTACATGCTGCTTCATCACAAAAATTTATGGAAGATGCACACCAGGCAAAGCAAGAGAGCATAGAGCAGAAGAAAGCTATCTTCTTTGACATTCTG GGAAAGTACATGGTGGTCTATCCACAACGACTAGCAACCATGTTTCACAACTCAATAATATTCCAATCACTTCTAATATTGGGAACATTACTGCTTATGGGCAGATGCTCTACGCTTGTGTCCTTCGGAATATCATGTTTGAGCATTATTTTGACGTTGATATTTTCGATCTTCTTACCAGTTGTGGTTGCATTTGCCCTGCCACATATTTGTCCCTTTCCTATCTCATTTGTTGCAAATCCATGGTTAGTTATTGGCTTATTTGGTTCACCTGCATTACTTGGGGCATTCATTGGCCAACACATTGGATTTATTCtcctcaagaagcaaattaaacaCGTGTATTCAAGAACAAAGCCTGGTCTAACTGGTAATAAGATGGATTATATTGTTGGTCTAGAAGCTGAGAGGTGGATTTTCAAATCTGGTTTTCTCCAATGGCTCATAGTTTTGATACTCGGAACCTATTTGGAGGTCGGAGCATCCTATATAGCACTCATCTGGCTTGTTTCGCCTGCCTTTGCAT ATGGCCTTATGGAAGCAAAACTATCTCCTCTAAGGTCATCTAAACATCTTAAGGTTGTTACATTGGTCCTGGCTTTAGCTTTGCCAGTTGTGTCATCTGCTGGTTTGGTTATTCGCATGGTTGATGTGATGATTGGCACTATTGTACGTGCAGATAG GAACCCCGGTGGACTACCAGGCTGGCTTGGAAATGTAGGCGTTGCTGTTGTCATCGCAATAGTCGTGTCCTTTATGTTGGTGTATCTTCTTTCATATGTCCATATTTCAG ATGCGAAAAGAGCACTTCTTACTGTATTATGTGCAGTCTTTGGTCTTTCCATTGTACTGGTATCAGGTGGCATTGTTCCAGCATTCACAGAGGATATTTCCCGTACTGTAAAT GttgtgcatgttgttgatactacGAGAATGAATGATGGAAGCACGGAACCATTATCCTATGTATCCTTGTTTTCGCACACACCTGGAAAGTTGACACAGGAATTGACGGACCTTACAGGGGAAGAATTTTCTTGCGGAAGGAATATGACAATTGATTTTGCGACATTTACCATGATGTATGGCTGTAGGAGTTACAAACAGAGCAATATTGGGTGGAGCCAACCAGAAGTTCCTGTGCTCCATGTTGAAAGTGATTCTGCTACTGATGATGCACGTAGAACAGTAGTGTCAGTTGATACTAAGTCATCTACTCGTTGGTCGTTGGCAATCAATAAACAGGAAATTAGCGACTTCACTGTTCATG TGGATTCAAATAACTTGGTTGAGCTGGGTGGTAAGAGCAAGGTCGATGGATGGCATACAGTCCGCTTTGCAGGTGGCAAGAGCTCACCAACAAAATTCAAGTTAACCCTTTTCTGGTCAAGTAATGCAACACATGCATCTGCAGAAGAAGCTAAATCAGAAGACCTTTCTCCCTTGGTGAAACTAAGAACGGATGTGAATAGAGTTACACCAATGGTTGCGATGGTTCTTGAGAAGCTTCCTGGTTGGTGTACACCTTTTGGCAAGTCCACGTCTCCCTACACACTGGCTTTCTTGACTGCTCTTCCTATTGATATTTAG
- the LOC123412540 gene encoding zealexin A1 synthase-like, whose amino-acid sequence MDEWFISLCFIAISTTTVLAFWFIKLSVDEAGLRKKRLPPGPWTLPIIGSLHHVASVLPHRTLMQLSRRHGPLMLLRLGQVSTVVVSSAEAAALVMKTNDPVFADRPRGVTLHIASSGGKDMVFAPYGDHWRQMRKICIVHLLGSAQVSRMEGIRAEEVGGLLRDIVAAASAGATINVSEKVMALSNDIVTRAVFGGKFARQREFLREMDKVFKLMSGFCLVDMFPSSRLVRWLSNGERHMRRCHGLIHRIIAEVVENRKAAHASATGGSIPGNEDLLDVLLRLQQEDSLEFPLTTETMGAVLFNMFAGATETTGTNLAWVMSELMHNPNIMAKAQHEVREVLGEGRSVITNGDLGELQYMRMIIKEALRLHPPGPLIPRMAREDCSVMGYDIPKGTNVYINIFAISRDPRYWINPEEFMPERFEKNNVNYKGTYFEFIPFGAGRRQCPGIQFSLAITEMALANLLYHFDWMLPNGANHASFDMSEKFGFAVSKKYDLKLRAIPHVWSNVTASK is encoded by the exons ATGGATGAGTGGTTCATAAGCTTGTGTTTCATAGCCATCTCAACGACCACGGTGCTGGCCTTTTGGTTCATCAAGCTCTCCGTTGACGAGGCCGGCCTCAGGAAGAAGCGGCTGCCTCCCGGGCCATGGACTCTCCCGATCATCGGCAGCCTTCACCACGTCGCCAGCGTCCTCCCGCATCGCACGCTCATGCAGCTGTCTCGCCGGCACGGGCCGCTGATGCTCCTTAGGCTAGGCCAAGTCTCCACCGTGGTGGTGTCCAGCGCCGAGGCCGCGGCGCTGGTCATGAAGACCAACGACCCTGTGTTCGCGGACCGGCCGCGCGGCGTGACGCTGCACATCGCCAGCTCCGGCGGCAAGGACATGGTGTTCGCCCCATATGGCGACCACTGGCGGCAGATGCGCAAGATCTGCATTGTACACCTCCTCGGCTCCGCGCAGGTGAGTCGCATGGAGGGCATCAGGGCTGAGGAGGTGGGCGGCCTCCTCCGCGACATcgtggccgccgcctccgccggcgCCACCATCAACGTCAGCGAGAAGGTGATGGCGCTCAGCAACGACATCGTGACCAGGGCGGTTTTCGGCGGCAAGTTCGCACGTCAGCGCGAGTTCCTCCGGGAGATGGACAAGGTGTTCAAGCTAATGAGCGGCTTCTGCCTGGTCGACATGTTCCCGTCGTCGAGGTTGGTACGGTGGCTGAGCAATGGCGAGCGCCACATGAGGAGATGCCATGGCCTCATCCATCGCATCATTGCTGAGGTCGTCGAAAATCGCAAGGCCGCGCATGCTTCTGCCACGGGCGGTTCCATTCCAGGGAATGAGGACCTGTTGGACGTGCTGCTCAGGCTCCAGCAGGAGGACTCTTTGGAATTTCCTCTCACCACGGAGACAATGGGGGCCGTCTTGTTt AATATGTTTGCAGGGGCTACAGAGACCACGGGGACCAATTTGGCATGGGTCATGTCAGAGCTTATGCACAACCCTAATATTATGGCTAAAGCACAACATGAAGTACGAGAGGTGTTGGGTGAAGGCCGATCTGTCATTACTAATGGTGACCTTGGCGAACTCCAATATATGCGGATGATCATCAAGGAGGCCCTTAGGTTGCATCCGCCTGGTCCTCTGATTCCACGCATGGCCAGAGAGGATTGTTCAGTTATGGGTTATGATATCCCTAAAGGTACTAATGTTTATATCAATATTTTCGCAATTTCTCGGGATCCTAGATATTGGATCAATCCTGAAGAGTTCATGCCAGAGAGATTCGAGAAGAACAATGTGAATTACAAAGGAACATACTTTGAGTTCATTCCATTTGGGGCTGGGAGACGGCAATGCCCGGGGATTCAGTTTAGCTTGGCAATCACTGAGATGGCACTGGCAAACCTTTTGTATCACTTCGATTGGATGCTCCCTAATGGTGCTAACCATGCTTCGTTTGACATGTCAGAGAAATTTGGGTTTGCAGTAAGCAAAAAGTATGACCTGAAACTGAGAGCTATTCCACACGTGTGGTCCAATGTTACGGCGTCGAAGTGA